Genomic DNA from Fusarium keratoplasticum isolate Fu6.1 chromosome 2, whole genome shotgun sequence:
CACTTTTTAGCAATTTGCTGTCGCAGCAGTGGCATTTCTGATTGACATCTTCCCGTCCCTCGTGGAGTCGCTCCGCCTCGGTCCGAACCCCGAACGGCATCTTTATTTACACCCATAACTCAGCTGGAGATTGCTCTTCATCTTTACATTACTCGATTTGGAATTTGAAGAGTTGCTTCAATTCAACCATCGGCAACATGGCTTCCACACATCAATACCCAGTCGAGCGATCCAAGGTGTCACTCAGAGACCAAGCTCACAAGGACAATCTCGCAAATTGGGAGCCCATACTAGAGAAGTACGAGAATGCGCTGCAACAAGTATCCAGTGAGGGTACACTTGCCTCGCTTGAGAGGCATCAGACCCGAGGCCAACTTCTTCGTGAGTCTAGCAGCACACGTTGTGGGGGATACGCTAACCGACCTGCAGCAAGAGATCGCATTGCGTTACTTCTCGATCAAGACTCTCCATTCTTAGAGCTCTGTCCGTTTGCTGGCTTTGGGAATGCCAATTCGACGCCTTCTGCCAACATTATTGCTGGTATCGGCACAGTGAGGTAGGTCGACACTAGCATTCTTGTAGGAGCTCGTGTTGACGATGAATAGCGGAAAGATATGTCTTCTCATGTCGCATATACCCACACAGAGCGGCGGAGCTTGGAACGAGATGACTGGTGAGTGCACTGTCGCTCAAGTCTACGCATTCACTAACAAGTGGCAGTTGTCAAGGTGAACCGCATTTTGGAGATAGCCTCCGAGAACGATCTCCCCCTCATCTCTCTTGTCCAGTCTGTAAGTCTGAACCTCTCAcacaacatcctcaacatcaactaAACTTTCAAGGCCGGAGTATTCCTCCCGCAACAATTCCGAGTTTTCCACAAAGGTGGCCAACTCTTCTACGACCTCGCCAACCGCTCATTCCAAGGCAAGCCGTCGTGCGCCATCGTCTTTGGGTCTTCAACTGCCGGTGGAGCATATCACCCTGCTCTGTCCGACTATAGCATCTTTGTGGAGAATCAGGCTCAGGTCTTTCTTGGTGGTCCGCCGCTGGTCAAGATGGCTACTGGAGAAGAGGTCGAGGCAGAGGAGTTGGGTGGTGCTAATGTTCATGGGTCAAAGACTGGACTTGCCGATCAAGTCGCGACAGATGAGTGAGTCTAGTGTCCCACTCCGAGTGAGTAACCTAAGCTGACATGTTCAGGTTCGATGCGATTCACAAAGCCAGGGATTGGGTCGCCTctctcaagatcaagcagcgattcctcaagaccaacggTGAAATCTCgaatcctcttcctccacggTATCCCATCGATGATATACTTTCCTTGGTAAATCCCGATATTCGAAAGGCATTTGACATGAAggaggtggtgttgagacTTGTCGATGACTCGAGACTGGCCGTCTTCAAGCCCAAGTATGGTGTCAACATTTTGACGACTTGGGCACACATCATGGGTAAGCCGACAAGTGTTGATACATGAATCATAGCTGATTGGATGTGTAGGCTTTCGGGTGGGAATTGTGGCCAACCAGATATCCGTCATCAACCCCGATGAAGCCCTCAAAGCCGCCCAGTTCATCCGGCTCTGCAACCAAGAGTAAGTCATGCCATTACATCCCTCTCCCTGAAACCACTGACCCTTCCCTAGGGGTACGCCCATCATCTTTCTCCACAACGTCACAGGTTTCATGGTAGGCACCAAAGCCGAACACTctggcatcatcaaggccggaGCGCAGCTCGTCTCCGCAGTTTCGTGCTCTCAAGTTCCTcacatctccatcatcatggggGCCTCCTACGGCGCTGGCAACTACGCCATGTGCGGTAGAGCGTACAAACCTCGGTTCATCTTTACTTGGCCGACGGGCAAGTGTAGCGTCATGGGACCTGATCAGCTGGCTGGCGTCATGGAGCAGATCCAGTCGAAGAAGGCTCGGCCTGAGGGAGAAAAGGAGTCAGCGGACAAGGTTCAGGAAAAGACGGCGCAGTTTAAGCGCCAGGTTCAAAGGGATGCTGAGAGCTACTCTACGAGCAGCATGCTTATTGATGACGGAATCATTGATCCCAGAGATACGAGGGAAGTGTTGGGTATGTGCTTGGAGATTGTTTCAGGAAACGACAAATCTGCTGGTCAAGGGTTCAGAGCTCTTGCGAGAATATAGTCGGCATGATGCTGCTGATCGTGTAAGCTACTAAATCAGGATAGAAGTTGGGTATGGCGTGGATAAATAGATAGCATATTATTATAACCAACAAATCGCAACCTGTGCCCGTCATACAAATCCAAATAATTCTATCCCATAGTATACAAAGTGCATCAAGTACAAATCATCTTACACCCTCCTTTTGCTAGTTATTACTTCAAACTCCTTATCTGAACTcttctccaactccttcttgaccCACGAAGCAATACTCGAAGCAGCCTCTTGAGGGCTCTCCAGATGAAGCTGGAAGAACCCTTGGAGCAGAGAAGGCGTGAACGTATCTTCAGGTATCGCGCTGGCGAATTGCTTTGCCAGCGCTCGAATCTCTTGCATGTCTAAATGTGACGTGCAGCCTAGGTCGGGGGAGAACATGCGGATAAACATTTCTTCTGCAGACTTTTGGCTTATGTTGCCGAGGAGCACTTTCATGTCGACGCGGCCGGGTCTTATTAGTGCGCTGTCGAGCTGGTCTGGTCGATTTGTTGTCATTATGACGATGCGACCCTCTTGTGATCCTACTCCGTCTAGGACGTTCAAGAGGCCGGATAGAGTGCAGTTTGGTGCGTGGTTGCCGTCTTGGTTATTCTTTTCATTGCTTGACCGGTCTACCCATACGGCGTCAATGTCTTCGAGTAGAACGACACAACGTGGGGGAATTTCTTGGAACATTTGCTCTAGATCGGCATCTGTCGCGACGCTTGGGATCTTGACTTCGTACAGGTCAAGACCAAACTCGCCGGCAATGGCCACAGATAGTGATGACTTTCCAGTTCCGGGAGGCCCGTAGAAGAGATACCCCCTCCGGTAGGGCATGCTGCGGCTCTGATACCGCTTCTGcgtcttggggtcgaggTAGTTTCTGATGTCGACTAGTAGATCCTGCTTAATCTCGTCGTCAAAGTGGACGGTATCGAGATGTCGAATTGGTTTCCGGGCTTTCGGCTTCCAGGCGAGACCGTAACGATCCCGAGAGTAGATGATGACAAAGAATTGTGTTTGTCTGTCGGAATATTCGCGACAGGTTTCGATAAATGTCTTGATGGGTTCTGCTGACCAACCGAAGCTGCTCACCGTGATTTCCTCGCCTCCGATGCCATCGTAACTGGGATCGGATAAAGATGCAGAAAAATCATCAATTCTGCGGGTAATCAGAAAAAGACCTCTTCCGTACCAAATCCATCTCGTGTTCCAATGAGGACAATACTGAACAGAATGTCGCGTCTTTTTCAGCGCAGCAGCCCTATCACCATGAGAACGTCCGATGTCGGTGCGGCCAGTAAAAGATCGATAATGCCTCCCCCTATGATCCATGATCCATTTAACGACGCTCCGATTAAGAGGATCACCCCCTGGAATTGTGACAGAGGCCAGGAAGAAGCGGCGGATGTAACCGTAGGCCTCGCGCCAGATGCGCTGCAGGAAGCGCCAGGCCGTGGGTACGGTTCCTGCAATGGCGATAAGCGACCCGATCTGCGTGATGTCGAGCTCCGACCAGCGCGAGCAGACATCGCTCATGACGCCTACGCCGTGGGACCAGGGGTCGAGGAGGTGCTGGCCAGCAGAGGGACCGAGATGGAAAGACATTTCGGCTCAATTACGCCCAGCAGGCGTCGACAGCCTGGGGGATTGGTGATTGTTGGCCAGATTTGAGGCCAGCGACCATTGAGATGCACCCTGATGCAGTAACAGGGGAATAAAAGCCACCGGAACAAGTGGAAATGGAAGAAACCAACCAATTACATGGGAGAAAGAATGACAAGAAGACCAACCATTATAAAAAGTGAGCAGATTGATAAGGACAATTAACAATCGACGTGTCAAGCTGTAAAAGGGAGAAGATCTGGGGAAAAGAGTTTTTTCCCTCTCGGAACTGCGCCACAGAAGAAGCCACATTGTTAGAGCTTTGTATGATGGGTTTGTAAGGGACACTAACACGGGGATCTCGGCTGTGATGTCAGACGGAAATGAGGGTGGAGACGGACTTTCTTTTGCGTGCCCGGGTGTTGGTTTCTCACCATCGGAAAATAGGGGGAAGGCTCCTTTTTGTTGATTACAAATAGGCCCAGGAATAGTTGCTGTATTTGAAAACGTTTTTAAGATTGCACCCACTGAAAATGTGGTTGTGAATATCACGGAAGCGGGATTGTGGTGATTTGGTCTGCAAGTCCCCCAGGCCAGTTTGACCACGACTTTCAAACATCCCTTTGATGCCTGCTTTTCTACTCACAAATAACCATCTGTATGCAATCATTTGGACTATAAGGAGTGTATATCTCTATTAGTGGTAGTCTTTTAAAATTCGCTAAAAATGTCAATGTCCCGTGTTCTTAAAATGGTGAAATCTCAATTATCAACTTCCCTAGGCTGGTCAACTATACTCAAAGAATGTAGATAATAAAATACGGGTATCTTTAAACCATTTCTGCCAAAAGTCCTCCCTGTTTACATGACAAATGCATAAGGTCTGTCAAAGAGATCGTCCCAATTCCTCATCCCCGTCTTGCCAGAGCCCCAGATCCTCTTTAATAGATCCTGCGCGACCAGAAGCGATGCCGTACCAAACATTTTACTGGCCCAtcccagctcctccaggaTAAAGGCCTTAGAAGTGTCGTCGTCAGCATCCAGCTCGACACCAGCAATCACGGTCGGCCACATGAGATACTTTCGGAGTTCGCTTTTTGGATCCAAAGCAACGTCTCTGAGGTCTTGTAGAAGAGCCTTTCGGCATGATGTTTGTAGTGATAGGATGTCAAAGTCGGGAGTGGTTTGGTTGTTGTTAATGTTGCGCTCGGGGTTGAGGAGGGCGGATATACAGTACAGAGCAACCGCAGACTGGTATATGTAGGCAACTCGTTGCCAGCCGAGTAACTCGGTCTGACGTTGGATAACGGTCTTGTCAGAACTTTTCGGCTGTGGATAAGGATTAATGCTGGCTGCCCAGTCTTCCACCGAAAAAGCCATGATACGTTTGAGAAGGTCGATGGCGGAGGAGTGCTGGTGCTGCGCAAAAAGAGGGTCATCCGTCGCTGTGGCTCGCATGTGGTTCACGAGAATAATGTCGGCCAAGAGCTCTGGGGGACATGGAAGAGAGGTCCAGAGGCCAACACCGTACATGGAAGGTAGTAGGCCGATATACTCGAGCTGACGATTTGCACGTTCTACTTCTGGGGCCGGCGCTGTGACGGTGCCCATGATGTCTATGCTAAGTAGGGTTAGTATTAGAGTACTCGAATGAAAGCAAGCACTTACAGGATAAAATATCGAAAGAGATGATTGAACCAAGGCCATTCTTGGATGAGCTGTGCCGTACCACCGAAGAGATCGATGAGGGTATGCGCAGCATCACAATGCTGACGCCAGTTGGGAGAGAAACTTTGCTGGAGCTACGGAATGAGAACAACATTCTAAAACACTCATGAAACATACCTCGGCAAAGAGAAACACCAGCATAGAAGCCAGAGTGGCGTCTCGACCGTCGCGACCACTGGTGTTATGCCATCCTACTTCCGAACCAAGCTTGACCCCGCTGGCCAAGTGACGAATTGCCGCACCACGATACGTCTGCAGCCTGCTTGCCAGAATGGCACGGTCTTCCTCGAATCCTTGCTCCGACTGCAAGATGCGATGTGCTAGGGCTGAGGAGACAAGGCAATGCCTGATGGTAGCAGGGGCATAAGGTGCGTTTGCAAGGGGAATGATGAAGGGGGACTTTGTCGTGGCGCCGGAACCGTTGGCTACCAGATCGGGGCAAATGTGGACATTGTCTGATGAGTAGGCACATGAGCGGGGGAATCTGGTGCATCAGAAGGGGAATACGTACAGTACTCGATCGCTTCAAAGAATGTGGTCGCTTCGGTTGTGTCCTTGAGGGCAAGCTGGATAACGTTGGACTCGTTCTTAGCGCGACGTCCCTTGGACCTAGTTTGTCCAGGCTGAAGCCACTTGAGCGGCTTCTTATCGTATCCCGGACACTCTGTATCCCGACTCTGACACTTCTGACATCCCGGACGGCCCAGGTCGCAGACGAGACGTCGCTTGAGGCATTCCCAGCACGGTTTGCTCATCATGAACGCATTTCCTCCTGATCTTCGCGTCCGTTCCTCGCTGGGGTTATACGCTGCGATGCTTTTCTTTGTAGTGAATCGTGAGCGGCAGTGTAGAGGCTGGGGGGTCGAATCGGTTTCTGCTTTGGGGGATGATCGGGGAGATTGGCCTGGGTGCTTACTTTGGGGTGACACGGATGACGGGAGAGGCGACGGATGGTGCAGTAACAGATGTGAGTGGTGATTTAGTGGGGATGTGATAGTGTGTAAATATGGCGCCGGGTGATGCCTATTTAGGCAAAATGAGTGGCCAAGACCTTCACCCTTGCAGCACTTGTTTCGTCATTTCACTCGTCACTTGAAGCATGAGTCCATGGCTTTGGTCACGCCCAAAGCTCGTAAAGCGACATGCGTCAAGTCCGAACAAGACGCCCAGCTCATATGCGTTCTTTTTTGCTTCTACTGTAGGCTTTCTCTCAGCGGCCCGAAACCCAATCCAGTATCGATCACGCGGTCCAAGGCTGAGTTTCCGCAGTGGATCTACGCGTCTGATGATCTTCACTGAGGCTGTGCACCCCGTATCACACCAACCACTCGAAGGAGGAGACATGCGCCGACGCTAGAAGGCTTCTAGAACGATAAGACGCAGAATTCGGGTGCCTGGAGCTGATGCATCGCCTCTGAAATGACGTGAATGGGGGCTGAACTTGTCTTGTAGGGCGAGGCAGAGTTGCGGTTGCGAGGCTGATCAGATGCCGTCATACCGATCTTGGAAATTTATATAAACCACGAGGTCTCCAGGCTTTAGACTTAGAATTTCTCCTATGCATATTTGAATCTGTCAAAGTCCTGGATCAAGAGCTATAAGAACAGCCTTTGATCTCCTCTCAAGCACTTTACACATCAACAACTTTCCTCATCAAACACCTTTTACTCTATCACTCGAGCGACACACAAACAACAAACACCTCCAAAGCCCAAAGGGCAAAACAACACACAACACAAAACATACAAGATCATCAACAGCCTACAAGgcaaaacaacaacaatgtGTCTCCCATTCTTCcgaaagaagaagcctgccaCAGGCTACGACTATCCTGcaaagccagccatggcACACAAGAAGAAGTACCGCGGTAGcggctccagcagcagctacTATCACCACCACTACACTGCACCCTACATCGGGGGCTACGACGGCGGATACTCTGGAGGTGACGGGGGCGGCTGCTccggaggagatggaggcggaggaggcggaggaggcggtggtggtggtgatggaggcggcggcggcggcggctgttAAACACAGAAGATTGAACCGCACGAGAACGACTGTATGATTTGATTGGAACTGGATGTTGGACTGAATTTGGGTTATAGAGGTGTTTGGGGAAGGATACCAACTTGAGAATTCCGACAAGACATTTCTTTTTGTTACAGCTGCCCTAAAAGAATCGTGAAGCGCTGATTGTGAGACCATGACAAAATAGCATGTTCAGCCATTTTTACCTATTGATAAAGCATAGATTGTCATGCTTGGCATTCTGCCTCTTCCTGTAAAATGTGAACGCATGCTCTCGGCCGAGATACGGACAAGACCAACGGAGTATTTCCCTCCGTCACCTCGGCCCTATCGGCAGCCCCACGTGTAAAGGAGCGATCGTCGTTGAGCTGAAAGAGTCTCTAAACTTGAGACAGAATTACGGGGGGCGCGTTTCTGCCTCGCTGCTCCACTCCATGCACTCTCGCTCATTTTGGGAACCGAAATTGAGCACGAGACTGTGTCATTTCTATCGATTGGGGAAAAGCAAGCGAGAGGCGAAGCTCAATCATGGGGTTTCTTGGCATCTGCTGCGTAGCGGGGCGTTGGTGATTATAAACACGCCATTTCTTGATCGTGGAGAGATATGTATTGAATATCAGATGGTAACTTGGTTCACCAGCTTATTCACTCACTCAATCCATCAGTGCGTTATCACTCGATAGTCGCCAACATTCACACACCAAAGAATCcgtccaagaccaagacctAACAAACACGGCCACCATGTGCCTCTGTTTCCCTCGCCGTCGCGGCGCGAAGAAGCAAGAACAACAATATGCCGCTTCTGAGGCCCCGAGACCCGTCCAGCTTCAGagcaagccagaggaaagGAATACCCAAGAAAAGTCCAGTGCAGCACCTCAGCCAAGCAAGGTAGCCGCATCAACCAAGGCACCAAAGCCATATCAAGCACGATGGAACCAGGTTGCAAACCAACCAGCGTCTAAGGACAAACAGCCCCCAGCAGAAGACTGGAActctgatgatgagaggaAGAACATATTTGGGGATCGCAAGCATACTCAGACTACGACTACGAGCCCCAACACCGGAGCACTAAACACGCAAAATCAACACCTGCTCAACGCCATGAGCACACTGGTGCAGCAAATGCCAGCAGCAGATCCTCCGGACTGGCCACTGGAGAACAAGACTCCGGAAAAGGAACATAAACCTGTGCAGATAGAACGAAAatcgacaccaccaccgcgaAACTACGTTATTGGGTTCACGAGGCCGTGGCAACACTACGATCGTGAAGCCGCCAGAGTCAGGGCCGCTCACGTCGCTGAACATCATGACTCCAATACTTATGGTTCTTCAAGCTATAACTACAGACCTAGTAGCAGTGGGGGGGGgtggcggaggtggagggtATAGCGGCGGTGATAGCGGTGGATGTGAtagtggtggtggagggggTGGATCAGACTGGTAGATCACATATAAATTCTTGTCAAGTTGTATACGGAACCCAAAGATGTCTATGTATCCAATCTCGCGGCTGCCACACCTCTAATAATCGGTGAAAACAGTTTTTGCACCAGCCTCAATCGCCTTCCAAGCCTCGGTCAAGAACTCCTCGGGCTGAGTGAACTTGTAGTCCGGGAGGAGCTTGTTCCACTCATCAGAGACCAAAAAGTTTCCAGCATGAAAGCCACCCAGCAGGATACCAGCGAGGAGACTTCCGGCCAAGGCTTCGCGGGACTCGGGAGGGACATCGGGATGAGTAACGATGGGCATCCACGATGACTTGATGACACCGGCCTTGAGATCTTCGGCGTTGAGTTTTTCTACCTTGAATGGCGCACCTTGACGTTGATATTAGCATTTTGTGGTCCAACAGAGGGTCGGGTTGACTTGCCTCGAATCTTCTCTCCGAGCTTGATAAGCTCGCTCACGGTGATGTTTGCACCTCTGATGCCACCGACTAGAGGCCACTCTCCTTCGTACTCGACAGCCAAAGCCACGACCTTGGCCAAATCCTGAGCCGTGGTGACGGTGATGACATCGTCTTCGCCCCCTTCGACGATGATAGCCCGGCGCTGGTGGAAGTTAATTGGAACTTCAAAGAGATCTACATGCTTGGATGAGTTGTAAGGGAAGGTCATGTAGTTGGTGAAGATGCCTGGTTGGAAGAGGCAGTATTCGAGGACCTAGGGGACGATTAGTCGAGTTTCTGAAAGGAAGTATTCTTCACTCACTTTCTTGTCTTTGTTCAGCTCTGCGAGATACTTGCGCGTCTCCTCCTTAAAGGCATACCAAAAGGCGTGCTTGAGCCCGGACCTGCGAGTGTGAGATGTGCGATAGCGAGAGGCTTGGCCAACTTACGTAGCCCACTCGCTGGGAGCGAATCGCTTCACGCCTGCCTTAACAGAGGCATCGATCAACTTCTTTTGCGCCGTGGCGTTGGGGTCCTGCGAGTTGGCGATGAAGGAGAGCACAGTGTGAACGCCCTGCAGGATTCCGGCCAGCTGATCGACATCGTCGTAGCTAGTCGTGGCCCATTTCACTCCAGGAGCGAGTTCCGTGGCGGGAGCATCCTGAAAAGATTAGCAACAGAAGGTCAAAGCCAATAAGGTTTGATATGAACCTTTCGCGAGAGAATAATGATCTCGTGCTTGTTTCTGGCAACTAGAGCGTCGATGATCTCCTGGCCGACATCTGGGACGTCAATTAGGACCGAGAGAAGACGAATGAGTGAGGAACCTACTGCCAGCTCCACCAGCGATAGCAATCTTGACCATTTTGTATTTGAGTATGAAAGTCCTGGGAATATTTAAAAGTGAAGTTGTTggattgattgatgatgcCTTTGTTAGATGGTGAGGTGAAGGGAGAGGAGCTACTTATACGTGTCGCGTAGTCCCATCTTTCTAGCATTCTCAAAATACACTCTCCGCCGATTGAACGGACACTTTACAATACAAAATCAGTCCACCAAATACTTTACCTTTCGCACAACGATGGTAACACAAATCGGGCTTAATGGCTGTGATTAGTTCCGCCGTCGCTACCCCGGAGTTGGCGATTACTAATGCCGGCTCAGATCTCCGTCAAAGCGGCGGTCGAACGAGCCACCGCCCTCATTTCCCATCCTCCGTCACCGGGATTCCGACAACGCTCAGTCTCGACTCCAAACCATGGAGAGCACGGAATCTGTGGCCCGAGAGCCCTCATTGGACGATTCGGCACCCGCCCCGAAGCGCCGGAAGCTCCGCAAGGGCACGCAGAGCTGCTGGGAGTGCAAGCGGCGAAAGGCCCGGTGCACCTTTTCGGCCGCTACCAAGGACGTCTGCGAAGGATGCAAGCGTCGTGGAACTGAATGTGTCAGTCAAGAGTCGACTGATGagccgcctcctcctgggAGTAAGAAAGGGCTCGTCGATAGGCTGGGCCAGGTTGAGGCTTTGGTTGGGCAGCTTCTAAAGGCTGCCCGTCGAGACGATTTGGTCTCACCGGCCATACCAGAATCACGACGGCGGAACTACAGAGATAGGCCAAGCCGGTCCCAGTCACCAGAATTTCGGTCCAGCCGTCTCGTTCGTCAACGATCATGTCACGACACATCGGTACGTTGAACCATGTTCTGCTCACCGAGTTCCAGCATACTGAGATTATTCAGAGAGGTGCCCAAGAAGAGGTTACTTTACACCCAGGATCCACGCCAACAACAGACTCAATACAGACGACTATTGATGAAGACCAAGATCCATCAACGGCAGCATATCACGATCACTTACGTCGAGGTCTCCTAGCAGCCTGGCCTAGCCCACAGGACCTGGATGCCATCCTCCGGCTCCCAATAGCCACTTCATCTATCATTTGCGCGGTTACGTGCACACATCTAACCCAAACAAGCGGCtctccaccatcatcaaagaCATTGCTGGAGTTGCCACCATCAGGATCGCATCCAACCTTGGTAGCCCGGAAACTATTGATACTGGCGACCTTTCTTCAGGGCATGCCAGCGTCATCTACACAACACCTTGACACGCTCGATACCAAATATCATGCACTCATGTCGCGACTCGTCAAGACGGCCCATAACTTGGTTACTTGTAATGACGAACTTGTTACTTCGCTGGAAGGCCTCGaatgccttcttctcgaggctctGTACGAGAACTACTCAGGGAACCTTCGTCGCTCATGGCTCGCTGCGCGTCGAGCGGTCGCGATTGCTCAGATGATGGGCCTGAACCGAGGAGTCGAGCCGTCCTCTCTCGACGGCGCCAGCGTCAAGCCTGATGATATGTGGTCTCTCCTCATCCAGTTCGACCGATACCTCTGTTTGATGCTGGGTCTACCTCAGAGCTCGTTTGATGACTCCTACGCTGAGGCCGAAGCCCTCGATTCCTGCATCCCATGGGAGCGGATGCATCGTCTCTGCACCGTTGCATGCGGACGTATTCTACGACGGAACTTTTCAGATATGTATGACAAAAAAAGTGTCGAAGAGATTGGAAGGATCTTACAAGACGCTTCTACAACGATGCCCGCCCAATACTGGGTAGCGCCAACCATACCCACTGCTGCCGGCCACATGGAGAGAATCCGCGAGACGCTCCGCTTCAATGATCACTTCATGTACTATCACCTATTACTACAAGTGCATCTACCGTTTCTACTGCGATCGAATGTCGAGCCTGGATATGAGTATGATAGGATGACGGCCGTCACGGCAAGTCGTGAGATTCTGTCTAGATTCGCTCCCTTTCGGGAGTTCAGATCTGCCAGCTATTACTGCCGAGGTGTAGACTTGCTAGTCTTTACCTCCAGCGCGGCCCTATGTCTGGCACACATCACTGACCAGCGCAATCGAGGCTTTGAGAG
This window encodes:
- a CDS encoding Methylcrotonoyl-CoA carboxylase — protein: MASTHQYPVERSKVSLRDQAHKDNLANWEPILEKYENALQQVSSEGTLASLERHQTRGQLLPRDRIALLLDQDSPFLELCPFAGFGNANSTPSANIIAGIGTVSGKICLLMSHIPTQSGGAWNEMTVVKVNRILEIASENDLPLISLVQSAGVFLPQQFRVFHKGGQLFYDLANRSFQGKPSCAIVFGSSTAGGAYHPALSDYSIFVENQAQVFLGGPPLVKMATGEEVEAEELGGANVHGSKTGLADQVATDEFDAIHKARDWVASLKIKQRFLKTNGEISNPLPPRYPIDDILSLVNPDIRKAFDMKEVVLRLVDDSRLAVFKPKYGVNILTTWAHIMGFRVGIVANQISVINPDEALKAAQFIRLCNQEGTPIIFLHNVTGFMVGTKAEHSGIIKAGAQLVSAVSCSQVPHISIIMGASYGAGNYAMCGRAYKPRFIFTWPTGKCSVMGPDQLAGVMEQIQSKKARPEGEKESADKVQEKTAQFKRQVQRDAESYSTSSMLIDDGIIDPRDTREVLGMCLEIVSGNDKSAGQGFRALARI
- a CDS encoding Zn(2)-C6 fungal-type domain-containing protein, with the protein product MMSKPCWECLKRRLVCDLGRPGCQKCQSRDTECPGYDKKPLKWLQPGQTRSKGRRAKNESNVIQLALKDTTEATTFFEAIEYYNVHICPDLVANGSGATTKSPFIIPLANAPYAPATIRHCLVSSALAHRILQSEQGFEEDRAILASRLQTYRGAAIRHLASGVKLGSEVGWHNTSGRDGRDATLASMLVFLFAELQQSFSPNWRQHCDAAHTLIDLFGGTAQLIQEWPWFNHLFRYFILIDIMGTVTAPAPEVERANRQLEYIGLLPSMYGVGLWTSLPCPPELLADIILVNHMRATATDDPLFAQHQHSSAIDLLKRIMAFSVEDWAASINPYPQPKSSDKTVIQRQTELLGWQRVAYIYQSAVALYCISALLNPERNINNNQTTPDFDILSLQTSCRKALLQDLRDVALDPKSELRKYLMWPTVIAGVELDADDDTSKAFILEELGWASKMFGTASLLVAQDLLKRIWGSGKTGMRNWDDLFDRPYAFVM
- a CDS encoding NmrA domain-containing protein, producing the protein MVKIAIAGGAGNVGQEIIDALVARNKHEIIILSRKDAPATELAPGVKWATTSYDDVDQLAGILQGVHTVLSFIANSQDPNATAQKKLIDASVKAGVKRFAPSEWATSGLKHAFWYAFKEETRKYLAELNKDKKVLEYCLFQPGIFTNYMTFPYNSSKHVDLFEVPINFHQRRAIIVEGGEDDVITVTTAQDLAKVVALAVEYEGEWPLVGGIRGANITVSELIKLGEKIRGKSTRPSVEKLNAEDLKAGVIKSSWMPIVTHPDVPPESREALAGSLLAGILLGGFHAGNFLVSDEWNKLLPDYKFTQPEEFLTEAWKAIEAGAKTVFTDY